A segment of the Trifolium pratense cultivar HEN17-A07 linkage group LG7, ARS_RC_1.1, whole genome shotgun sequence genome:
TCAACAAAATCACTGATCAAGCGTTGAGGAACATAGAATATCTCGGAACTGCATAACAAGAGGTTCTTGTCATTGTTACTTGTTTCTTTGTAATTGACTTGAAAGTGAGCTGGCATCATGCTAACAACCTTCTGTACCATGCTTGCTTGTTGAGTTAACCAGTCGGCGTTGTTGTCTCCGGTCAAAACAGAAGACCAAGACTCGTGtacctaaaaaaacaaaattgaacacGACATCAACTACTTGAGACGCCAAACTCTTATTTTTTGCAAACACAAGGGACTGGCTTAAGAAAATAtttctgattttattttatgtccATGTTGCTTTCACTAGAAACAAAGTGGAAATAAGCTTGCAATCGTAAGTTAAAACATGTAGcggagaaagaaaaaaaaaaaaacgtattttGAATCGGAAAAACACAATAACAGATGCCAAATTACCTTATTAGTGATCCACAGTTTGGTTTTATCCGCTTGCAATAGGTTCCAATAGTTAAGAATTGTATTATCCTGCAGAAACAAAAATCCTTCTGCACTGCTAAATTGATCAAATATTTTTGGCAGATACCTGGAAACAGgaaatgaataaaatttaaaatcatatcAAGTAGGAAAAGTAATAATAGCAATAAGAAGTTTAGAACTACAGCTCCAGTTCAAAGACTACTTGTCAAGTTAGTGCACTTTCATTGTCTGTCCTACTATCAAGGAAGGGCATCACAGTTCATAAGTAGACTTCAATAAAGACTTATTTCCTGCCATTTACAATCCCCTTTTCCGATTTATTTCTAATCAGTATCCATCTAAACGACTAAAACCTACTTTCATATGCAACATATACTTATCAATTAATCTCTTTACCAAATCCTTTTATGATTAACCAAATGGAGATAAGAGATAAATTCTTCACAGTAAAAATAAGTAACATTTTCTAATACTAGTCTTCAAAGGTTTCCATTGCCTGTGACTCATTCTACATGTCATCTCATTCTCATATATGAATGTTAGCATTTAGCATGGTCGAAGACTCGAAGTGATGGCAGTTGGATCCCTTTTGCTGTCTAAGCACAATTCACATTTCACAACAGCCCAACACATAAGCAATTTATCTGAATTATCTGAATGTTACATATTAAGACAGCCAACTTCAAAAAACAGTTTCTCcgcatatttttattttattctacaAAATTCAGTCTTTTAATGCTCATAAAACATTTGATAccgtttaattttattttctttttctttttaccgatAAAATATAGAACCGTAAAATTTCTTGAAAGGCAAATTTTCAGTTTTATGAGGACAGAATCATGCAATTGTGGCTGcaaaataaagaattttgaGGTCGCTGTAATGGCATCGGAACCGCAATTTTGACCGCATAGGCCACAACATCTCTCCCCAGTATAAAGGTTTGCAGCGCGAATgtaaccacaatttaaaaccatattGACAACCATCTCTAATACACAGCTTAGTAATAGAATAACAGTCAGTCTTATCACTTAGTTGTatgcataaaataaaacagGACTTACTTGTATGCTTGGTCCAAATGGGTCTCCTGTACAACAAGATCTACGTCCTTCTTTTCTGATAAAATAACTACGCTTCTGAATATTCTCCCATAAAGCAACCTCCATTCAAGGGCCGTACGTTCAACAGGCCCGCTGCAATGCATGATAAGCACAACATTCCCAAAAGTTTTTCTCCATCGAATTAAATTAGCAATCTCGTAATTCACAGCTCCAGTTTCTTCAACCCCAAGATGAACAGACGGTAACTTTTGTGGAATAAACTCCCTCTGGTCACCGTGACCAATAGTCGGTCTTGGACGACCGAGATCCAGAGTAGATAACCTTGGCTGCTGATAACCAACAGCTAGCAAGTCCTGTAACCAAGCAGCGGTAAATTTCACATCCCTATCAGTCCAAAAACCTTCCTCTGCCATTGCAAAGCTCAAATCCAAGATCATCTCGAACAATCTGTGCTTATTCGATCTCCACGAAACCAAATACTTGATTAAACGACCGACATTCACATGAAGATCTTTCTCCTCCGAAAAGGGATAAGCCTCAACCCTATCATACCTATGAACAGTAGGTGGATAAACCGCAACATAACCACCAACTTCCCAAAGAATCCTCTGTCCCCAATAACCTCTCAACACATCAGAAGCCATTCTACTAACCGATACCGGAAGCATCAAACCCCAAAATGCAGAAGCATGGTACATTGTATTAAAAGAATTTAGCGGCACCATAATACCCTGAGGCAACGCAACTTTCGGCGCATGCCCATCAAATCGAATATCAAACGGTTCCAAACCCGATTTCCTTGTAAAATAAAACACGGAATCAACATCAGGAAGACCATTAGAAATCCCCTGCTGAATAAACTGTTTCCCACCAAAAACCTCAGTATAAAACTCCTCATGCCCAATTTCACCTACATTCTCCAACGGCAAACCTCTCGGCCAAACAGAACGCTGTCCGAAATgaacatacggattaacaacaGTCCTATTAGGATTATCATGACTATACTGTAACAAAACATCTTGTCTAGAACCTTCACCAACCAAATCAACATCAAAATGTTTACCCAAATCACCATCAATTACTTCCCCTCTATCATCAGCATCAAAAATCTTCTTAGCACCATGTTGAATTGCAAACAAATACCCAACATTTTTCCTAACATAAGAATCATAAGGCAAATAATCAacaaccctaaaccccaaattAGCTTGTTCCTCCAAAGACAAAAAGATCGCACCTTTCAAACTCCAATCTGCCGGAGTACCCGAATTCCCAATCGCCACAACCTGCCACCCTCTCAATTTCACCAATTTCTTCAACGAATCACTCGGATAACCCGTAACCGAAACCACGATCCATTTCTCCGACCGAAAATTAGCGTACCTCGATGTCTTATCATAAATTGGAGTAATTCTATTCCAATCCACGCGCGGATACTCGATCTTCTCAAGATCACGCGCTTTATTCTCGAAACAAAGTAACGCTGCGGTGTCTCCGATGTTACGAAGGAAGAAAAGTGCAGCGACGGTTACTACAAGAAGTAAAACTGAAACGATTTTGTAGAGATTTTCGGAAACCCATACTGAGAAATCGAGGTTTTTTGTCTCTGTGAAACGATTTGTAGGAAGATCGGTTTTTCTCAAATAGGGTtttggatttgaatttgaatttggattTGAATTTGGATTTAGATTTGAAGGTTTTTGAGCTGAAGAACGTTCTTGGACcaacattgagtaaaaaaaggggaaaaaaaaagggttttaaATTGACTTGAGTTGAGCTTAATGAGTTGAAATGTTGAAGCAAAACATAAAGAGCATACACAgagacaaacacaaacacagaGACAGTGGAAGTGATGATTTTTTGTGTAAGGTTGTGGTTACCGACAGGTATTAGTTTGATTGGGTTGGGTGTGTCGGTTCCTTAAGCTTGAATACAACAACTGCAAGTGCAATTAGTTTGGTGGTGTGGTGTGGTGGAATCTTCTACTTGTTATCTCACACCTTATAAttcataattcatttttaaataagtttccaattttataaatatttttgtctttttttaaattttattgtattaATCATTCTCGGATTATGTTAGTGATTAGGTTTTTTTCTTGCTACGAAGTTTTCACCGCTAATCTATGTTACGAAATTTGGGGCATACAAGATGAGTTTTCCCCTTTCAACTAAATTTTCTCCATATACATGAGTCAAAAATTGAACACATATTATGTTAgtgattaagtttttttttttactagtacGAAGTTTTTGCCGCTAATCTAAGTTACGAAATATGGGGCATACAAGGCGGGTTCTCCCCTTTCACCAAATTTTCTCCCTACGCATGAGTGAGAAATTGAACTTTTGACCACATGTATAAGATGACCAAAACTCTTACTACTTGAATCAATTCATTGTTAGTCTCTATGTTTCTTTTTAAGTGTCCGTTTAGAATATTAACACCaaattaaaagatttttgcactttatcttcctattataccctaattttaattcaccaataaatttcatatatataacattaattagttttattgaaaaaaatataagagtaattgacaaaaAATACAATTGACAAATTGTATTCTTAAAACACCAAATGAACGGTTAAATATGAACGTTAAATCCGATATTTTTGGACTCTTAAAAAGGAATCGAGAAAGCAGTTGTTAATGATTAAGTTAATACTAAGTAGATAAAATTAtgaaacatattaaattttagtGTATATTTTCTTACTAAATTGAGATTGGCAAATGATAGATTTGTTATTTGAGAGTTAATTTAAGGTGCTTCACCTTAGAAtctagtttcttctttttgttgaaattgactttacaaattaataaagttagagatattttcaaatattcataaaatcataaatttatttgaGAAACTTATACatttatgactttttttttttggtagagcaattttttttttaaatattcataaaatcataaatttatttgaGAGTAACTTATACAATGAtgactaatttaatttaacagttttgtgaaattttgttattttattttgatgggGTTTGTTTGGTGCAGGGAAATGGTCTTATTAGGTGGTGTATCACATTATTGTATTAATTGTCGTTATTAGTGTTCattattacaaaaataaataaattataccgGTGGTTATAGATCGAAGATTGAAATGGTGTCTGTGATGTGAGCTTCACACCCGAGTTGTCCACAAATGCTTCAAAGTATAGATGACTTGCGAGGCCAGTTAAGCTTTGTTTGGTAAGGTACCACTTTTTTGCTATATATATACACGTGATTTAGATATTTTCTATTGCACGTATTTATTTAgtagaaagttttttttttctttttaccattgttttttttataaaaataatttaggaTGAAGAGATGGTGCCTCAGTCCAAGATAGGCACTCAAAGAATTTACCTCCCCCTCCAAAGACATTAGCAAGGCTCGAACCCAAAATTTCTCGAATTCAAGACCTATCTTTTTATCACATGACCAAATTTTTGAAGTTGACGCAATTTAGTAGAAGAAAGTTATTCaagacctattttttttttacataaaaaaagaCCTATCTTTTTACCAACTGACCAAGGATTTCGTTAATGCATTTTCACttctatttactttttttttcttgtgtaGAGTGAGTCTGTTATCTCAAGATATTATACGGTATGCtggaatttttaatttttgtaccCCCATTTACTACTACTATcactatataaatttttttatgcgCATTATTTTCAAAGTCGTTATGTAGTGGCCCATACATAGGTTTGACCCGGCCTAGTTGGAAATCACAAACCCTAAACACTAAATCTCACATCAAACACATATAAGTTCATCACATCACCAACCGGAAGAACCAAACAAATACGGCGACAATCAAAATGGAGAGCGATTCAATCACCTCTCCTCTTTGCACATTTTCCCCCTTTGCTCACCCATTTTATGACCTCTCTAGATCTCATATCAAACCTATATGTTCTTGTTCAATCACTCAATTGCTTGAACCATCATTCTTAGTATCGCAATGTCTCTTGCAGTTTCGTTCAAGATCTCACGTTGTGTGCAACCTCTATCTTGATCTGGTAAGTGAATCTCATAATCTGAAATTGTTTCATTTTGGGTTTTTTAATTTGATGGAATTGTCTACTATATTCCTTGGCTCCGTCgtgatttgttatattttagggttttgttttttatttaaaaaatatgtatgttTTATTTGTTGCACCTTGATGCCCTATTTGTGGCCtcctttatattatatttatcatttGATTTCTGTCTGGCTGGTCAATTAAATTTGTGTATCAGTATTATATTAATTGCAATTAGATTTGTTCCACTTttcttaattttcattttatattctatttgttttgttctttttttttttggtgaatcatattctatttgTTCTAATTGGTTGATTTATATGGTTTGCCTCTTATGAAAGAAAATCAATATGTGAGAAGAGTTGCAAGTCATTTTGCCAGAGGTATGTCTTGTATTTTCTAATGTTGTTAATGTATATTGCTTTAATTGTGAATTCTTTATGAAAACATGTTTGTTTGTAAGTGTCCTTGGCTAAGTATctttaattcatgttttgtactgttaaaatttaattatgaaTTATTGTTACATTGTTAAAAGTCACTgccatttcttttattaaatttttagcgACCTCCTCAATGAGCTCAAATTGAAAATGTGTAACCCAAGTGTTTGCTACTTCTTTTATAGACAAAATAAACAACGTCTCAACATTTAAATAGCTcagagtaaaaaaaataaaaaattatacatgcACATATATATGAAACACagacaaattaataattttaactaTGAATTCACTGATTCAATGACTTATCAATCGACAACACATCCTTGGTTTCTATACTAGTGATGAGTATAGAAACCAAAGAATGTGTCGTCAACTATTGAACGCATTGAATCAGTGAGTTCATAATTAAGATTATTAATTTGTCTATGTTTCAAATATAtgcatgtataattttttttttactttgagcTATTTAAAAGTTGAGATGTTGATTATTGCGTCTATAAAAGAAGTAACAAAGACTTGGGTTACACATTTTCAATTTGAGCCTGTTGATGAGATCgctaaaaaattaataaaagaaagagtaatgttaataaaagaaaaatattaacaaaaaaaaaagataaatacaaaatttaaataagcTAAAACGAATATAAAccatataataaaactaaatttaaaatttgagcCCTTGGGAAAGGATATATTGACTCCacggatcatttttcttctaaactgcacggtttggtttggtttacagtttttattttagaaaaccgaaccaaaccaaaccaaatcgcaatacttaacttaactctatcaacTAGCAATCAACTcaaattgagtccataaaatAGTAGGCCgtcaaaacatatcatttcacgcGATCCAAAactatattgttggtattaaaaataagttattatgtatGTGCAATTTATGTATAAGTGTATTGTATCaagtaaataataaaataaattaaaatttcctaaggttattttgaaaaatgttggaaatattgttatattttttatatcgtgataaaccgcacaaaTCGAATAAAtcctaaccgcattggtttggtttggtttgtatgactttttaaaaaccaactgaaccaaaccaaaccgcatgTATTTTTATCTCGTGGTTAGAATGACCTTTATGCTTAAAACCGAACAAACCGCATCGCGACCACCCGTGGTTCCAACTAGTCCACTATATGATCTCAACAACAACGCCATGAcaataaaactatatttacCGTTATTCTTCCTTGAACGCCTGAAACTACAACACAGTACCAATACAGCAATACCAAACTCTTATGCTGAATTTTGGTTTACCTGCATACTATTTTGGATGGAAGCTTAGAGCATCTCTAATAAGAGtatctaagagagtttcatagactaatgatacggtaccttaaattttttatcattgaagTTCCATGATGTGGCACTGatggtatcaaaattgatgataccggtaccttaaataaggtaccgcacatcatcaatttaatgttattattattttcatttttggtatataaattcaatttaatatgttccatatatgtcaaaatattacCGTTTGtcattattaatatatgatactcaaaaagtggtatcaccattagagtaaaatatatatgagttgcataaatattacatggcATTGTAAGGACCActtgttagtaatgtatgatactcaaagtGGTATCACCGTTGGAGATGCTCTTATGAGGTTATGGTAGTtgatttaacttcttttttttataaaaggtaGTTGATTTAATTCTCatcttaaaagtaaaaataaacatagatgctatgttgcctaggtactggtacggtaccggtatccggtatCGGTACTAGTACGCGGTCcgacatttttagaaaatttaaggtacgaGTACGTcagtataaaatattagaaaaattatttttaagtaaattattatcatcatgctttgaagatttaattttttttgtctaccgtctcaactattttcataaaaaatgagagataattgaaatataataaaaaattataatattttaagagatttttcaacaaccaatatatttttttcgtattcatcatcataaatcaactAAATAAAAATGGGTATGGAATCAGTGGGTACCATACGAGTATCATGGAGTATCCGGTACTGATACGTACCCGGTACGGGTACTTCCCTATTTTAGGAGTACCCATGCTTCATAGCATAGATGTGTTAAAAGTTTCTAATTTAATAGGGATACAAATATAGTTTTGATATAGATGTGTTGGTATGGTGACATATTTGAATGGGTATAAGTGTTTAAAGTCTTGCAACATGTGTTCTTGAAgcacatattaatatattaataaatagaaaatagaaattgaTATTGAGAAAACTTTTAAGACAAATTTGTTATATTAAATTTCTTAAGTTAACATTATCCAACGCGCACCGtcatttaaaattgtaaaaaattcaaactcaaacCTAATCTTAATTTAAGCTTAAAATACAACTTTGGCCTCTATTGTGGtaaatttgcaattttaatcCCCTTATTTATAATTCCACAATTTTAATCCCTTCATTTTCAAATATTGACAAATTGATCTCCATGAATTTGACTTCAATTTGTGATGATGTatcaataatttaaataaataatttgtcactaaaacttataatttgtttttatcatAAGAGAAACAATTAAAGATATAAAATGGCGACGTTACAAGGGAGGGAGGAGCTAAGTTGTGTTCACTGTCCGATTCAAAGAACATCCCAATACAATACGCTTCAGTTAAGCATTCAtagtcaactttttttttttttttttatgaatacgaatattaattatgataattacaagaaattcataaaataaatttgtttgtgGTAATTTAGAATAGAAATATTCACATTAATAATATCACATCACTTAaacgttcaaaaaaaaaaaatcacatcacTTAAATTATTGTCGCGTCAAAAAAATTGAGGACAAAATTCATTGGAGGACTAAGATTGAGGAAATTGCATATTTACGATAATAAATAGCCTAAGGTTTTGTGTAGGAAGATAcgtaagctagtttatagcttataatttCATTTAGTTAAAAATGCTTTATTttgtatgatatttttttaagcttataaACTTATATGGCCAAAAGAGACACATCTGgttaacatttttcaaaaagtatttatACCTTATTTTactaacttataatttatttttcaaacgttaTTTTAAGTAGTtgatgagcttataacttatacattataacattttcttccacttttatccttattattttaactaaaatccatttttatcctttataattaactaaaatttaaaatgaaaaaaaaagttttattacCCACAAGTGCTAGTATGGTTGCATATTATGACAAATTtctgaatatatttttttttttgtcaaagtttagtggctagaaatttcctTTAAGGTTGATAAGTGTGGAATGACCGGAGATTGAACCTCAAacctcctacatatataattcaatgtcatgccaatataattaaatatcctgctaattgtgatttttggccataaaggtgat
Coding sequences within it:
- the LOC123900030 gene encoding probable glycosyltransferase STELLO1, which translates into the protein MLVQERSSAQKPSNLNPNSNPNSNSNPKPYLRKTDLPTNRFTETKNLDFSVWVSENLYKIVSVLLLVVTVAALFFLRNIGDTAALLCFENKARDLEKIEYPRVDWNRITPIYDKTSRYANFRSEKWIVVSVTGYPSDSLKKLVKLRGWQVVAIGNSGTPADWSLKGAIFLSLEEQANLGFRVVDYLPYDSYVRKNVGYLFAIQHGAKKIFDADDRGEVIDGDLGKHFDVDLVGEGSRQDVLLQYSHDNPNRTVVNPYVHFGQRSVWPRGLPLENVGEIGHEEFYTEVFGGKQFIQQGISNGLPDVDSVFYFTRKSGLEPFDIRFDGHAPKVALPQGIMVPLNSFNTMYHASAFWGLMLPVSVSRMASDVLRGYWGQRILWEVGGYVAVYPPTVHRYDRVEAYPFSEEKDLHVNVGRLIKYLVSWRSNKHRLFEMILDLSFAMAEEGFWTDRDVKFTAAWLQDLLAVGYQQPRLSTLDLGRPRPTIGHGDQREFIPQKLPSVHLGVEETGAVNYEIANLIRWRKTFGNVVLIMHCSGPVERTALEWRLLYGRIFRSVVILSEKKDVDLVVQETHLDQAYKYLPKIFDQFSSAEGFLFLQDNTILNYWNLLQADKTKLWITNKVHESWSSVLTGDNNADWLTQQASMVQKVVSMMPAHFQVNYKETSNNDKNLLLCSSEIFYVPQRLISDFVELVNLVDNLEIHQKVAIPMFFVSMDSPQNFDPVLDTTIYKQKPPTNSSTLYSAKVPAVHPWSVSSEQEFIKLIRIMAEGDPLLMELV